GGAGTGAAGGGGACAGACAGGAACATAAGGTTTTCCCAGGAACTGGGAAACACCCAGTGATTGCTGCATCAGAGAACAGCCCTTTAAGAAAAACATGcgggaaatgttaactctcagcTCGAACCTGCTGACTTAATCCAGCACAGAGGTGAATAAAATCAACAACAAATTCAACCCTTTCCAAAACAGTTTACTGTGTCAAAATCATCAGCAgagatttatatatatatatatatatacacacacactatctcgAATATTGAAACCCTGCAGCGATTTAAAAATAGATCAATTTTGTTCTAACAGATTAATCAAAGTACACAGGGAGGAATCAAACTTTTACATCAGTTTCATGATCCACCAGGAAACAGAAATAAACTGAgaatgaattcaacaaaaataaacCCATCAAAATACACATGATTAAAATATACTTACAAAAAATATCTTACAAAGAATATGTCAGATCAAAGTGACTTTCAGATTCCATTTTTAGTGTTAGCTATAAAATTATTGTCCATGTAGGCAGCATCACTAACATTGAAACCCTCATTCATAAATCCCCGACACAATCACTAACCAGAGACAGGGTGATTGGGAACACAAtgattgagagaaagagaaagggttCCATAAATATCCCTGGGATCTTAAAATATGGAGGATGAATGATTAATTATCCCTGATCTGAATAACGTAGTCCTAGTTCCCAATATTCCCCCTACATCTCTCCCACTTTCCTCCAGGACAGCTAGTTGCATGGTAACCCATTCCTCACCATGACCTAGCTGCCTCACAGAGAGCAGGAAGATACAGGGAAAGGTACAATGAGGTGGGGCCAACTGGGACCAGTTGGTACCAGCCAGTGATTAGTTTGATTAACACTAATTTTGCTATTATTAATTTTCAATATAAATTTTACACTTGATTCAAATAAATTTTAATTTGACAGAGTTCCATATGTGCTTGGACAATATTTCTGGTAGAAATATTCTATGCGTGATTGGCTTCCTTTAATATCATGTTTCTGATGACCACTCATAAAATTCCAGACATGGACTGCATTTGACTTTGAGAATTCCTTTTCGATAGCATCATTATTATTGTTCCATCTGTTTTTCTCAAAATACTGTCTCCAGCTCTGGTACGGAATTGGGTAGAACAAGTAGTTGGGCACGTACCCAATCCCTTTGCATTCTTTGTTGAGAAATTGATCGAGAAGATCAGTCCCACACCATTTCTTCAAGTTTCTGGTTATCAGTGTAGGACCCTGTtggccccaaactgctccatTATATTTCTCAACAAAATCAGTCAGGCAGTTCTCCAAAAAGGGATGAGAACGGTTAAATCCCAAAATTCCGTTACTCGCATAGTTTGCTGACTCTGCAACAATGAAGTTTCGAAACTCCAAGGGTTTGAGTGAAATGGTATCCGTGTCCAGATAGATGCCTCCGTACTTCCACAGCAAGGCCAGCCGACAGCCATCAGAGAGCACGTGAATCCAATATCCTTCCTTGCTGGGATCTACCTGTAACAGAATGAAAGGTTTATCACTTATATCTTTTGATATTTTAAATGATCCTTCTCTCCAAATgcaatccactccctccacacaatACTCATTGGTTGAGCACTAATTCCTGAGAGCACTTTGTAATGGGCTGCAAGGTAGGTCTTGAGGAGACAGGAATCTGGGCTGGTTCAGTTGTAAACCTGCACAGTCTTTcaatggagaaaagctgcagccAATTTCCCCATTGCCCCCAGCACGGTCTCCATCTTCAACCACAAGAGCCAGTGTCCTGGGAATCATACCACAGCAATGGCAAAAGAAGCACTGAAACATACTCAAAAACAACCCTTCGTGTCTTCAAATTGAGAGAGTATTTCTGAACACATTCCTTACATTGTTCAGTGGCTCGTGCTGAAATATTGATGTGTAAAAGAAATACAGATCTATTTGAAATGAAAATGTGACTTATCTCAAGACTGAATCACTGGATGAGTTGTATCTCACATGCTCAATCAGTCATCCTGCTCTTGTGCATCTGTCTACCTTGGGTATCGATTGAATGTCACAAGAGACAACAAAAACATTCAGGTACAACCTGATAGTTTTATAACTATAAAGTTTGGAGTTTCCCATGGAGACCAATGCTTGGAAAACAATATTCAAACTTCAAACTAAAACTCAAAGGATCAAGCTTTCATAATTTGAGACACCGACTATAACAAATAATTGAAAGTACTATTCATTGAACAAATCTTTGATGGCAAATTATACTTTAAAAAGCACAGAATAGAATAGTAcctcttcattttcttgaccCAATGGAAAATAAAACTACCCATTGTCCTTTGTGTGTAGATTTTcaatattagtgagttttgagaagatttgtagctcaggttgaggttctggatgtaggtttgctcgctgagctggaaggttcgttttcagagatttcatcaccataccaggtaacatcttcagtgagccttcggatgaagcactggaactccatcaacaaacacattgaattggaTCCTATTTACTACCTCGTGAAAaaagtacaggaaatgacatcaccactggaaatgatatcaccacacaaaatgacatcaccaacccaaggaaacacaaacaggtaaatagaaagtgggctacaccaccactGCTTTATCCAATGGTTCACTGacggtgttacctagtatggtgacgaaatgtcagAAACAAaattttccagctcagtgaacaaacttacaTTCAGACTTTCAATATACCAATTTCAAACCAAAGTTATTCTTAGTTCCCAAAGCAGCTgatttttgttcatttctttTCCAAGACTGGTAACCTTAAAGATGAGAACTATTTTtcccagtgagattttcatttTTGCCCCAGAGAGCCACCCTCTCGCTGAAGCTAAGTGACAGTTTGAGCCTTGTTTCAACTCCCCATAAATCTGGTCTTTCCAATGGGTACACAGGCTTTCACCAACAGACCTTGGTCTCAAGCTTCAGCTTCTCTTGGACCCAGACAGATTCAAAACTCTGTCTTTGATATTCTGTGATGTTTGGAAAATCCTGTAAGCTGATATTCAAAATGATGCTTGTTTTTCCAGGAGATCTTGAACCACATGAGTCTTGTATCCAGGTACAAACATGAAGCAATGTCCTGGAGAGCTATACTCTCTTTCTCCTTGGAATGAAAAGGATAATTTGAAACACAACTGCTGATGAACAACATTCTCAACTCTTTTGAGATCTTGGAAACTCTGTCTCGACTCTTTAATAAAAAAAGGTTCCTCCTATTGTCGAAAACTATTCCTGACTTTTAAGTTGCAATTTGCAACTCCATGGTCCGACGTATTGCCCActcaactattaccatcaagccaggagatcaaccctggttaaatggagagtgcaggagcagCACGAAGGGTACTTAAAAATGAGgggccaacctggtgaagctgccaAACAGGACTACCTGCACAGCAAAcatcataagcagcaagtgatagacagggcTAAGAGATCCCTCAAGCAATGGATCAGATCTCAGTTCTGCA
The Hemiscyllium ocellatum isolate sHemOce1 chromosome 13, sHemOce1.pat.X.cur, whole genome shotgun sequence DNA segment above includes these coding regions:
- the LOC132821391 gene encoding alpha-1,4-N-acetylglucosaminyltransferase-like, whose product is MTVKGPHPTTEPGIIFLQTSSELNPKPLVMCSIESAARLNPNKPVYFFMKAFTGNVSAFREPEYKAIPLLSSFKNVIILPLNPKELFNNTPLAGWYEKVDPSKEGYWIHVLSDGCRLALLWKYGGIYLDTDTISLKPLEFRNFIVAESANYASNGILGFNRSHPFLENCLTDFVEKYNGAVWGQQGPTLITRNLKKWCGTDLLDQFLNKECKGIGYVPNYLFYPIPYQSWRQYFEKNRWNNNNDAIEKEFSKSNAVHVWNFMSGHQKHDIKGSQSRIEYFYQKYCPSTYGTLSN